One genomic window of Prinia subflava isolate CZ2003 ecotype Zambia chromosome 27, Cam_Psub_1.2, whole genome shotgun sequence includes the following:
- the LOC134562453 gene encoding zinc finger protein with KRAB and SCAN domains 8-like translates to MAHEQLHDKERCCECLQCGKSFSKNSSLICHQRIHTGERPYQCGECGMGCRDSSNLIVHMRIHNGERPYECGECGKSFSHSSTLTFHRRTHTGERPYKCGECVMSFRDSANLTCHQMIHTGERPYECSQCGKSFQTSSTLLRHQQIHTEERPFRCPSCRKGFKHNSNLVTHLRIHTRERPYKCPQCGKSFSDRSNFTKHQRRHR, encoded by the coding sequence ATGGCCCATGAGCAGCTTCATGACAAAGAGAGGTGCTGTGAGTGCttgcagtgtgggaagagctttagCAAGAACTCCTCCCTGAtctgccaccagaggatccacactggggaacggccctaccagtgtggggaatgtgggatggGCTGCAGAGACAGCTCCAACCTGATTGTCCACATGAGGATCCATAatggggagaggccctatgagtgtggggaatgtggcAAGAGCTTTAGCCACAGCTCCACCTTGACTTTCCACAGGAGAACCCACACTGGAGAGAGACCCTACAAGTGTGGGGAATGTGTGATGAGCTTCAGAGATAGCGCCAACCTTACATGccaccagatgatccacactGGAGAGAGACCCTACGAGTGttcccagtgtgggaagagctttcaGACCAGCTCCACTCTCCTCAGGCACCAGCagattcacacagaggagaggcccttccgctgccccaGCTGTaggaagggcttcaagcacaACTCCAACCTCGTCACCCACCTGCGCATCCACACTAGGGAGAGGCCCTAcaagtgtccccagtgtgggaagagcttctctgACAGGTCTAACTTCACCAAACACCAACGCAGACACCGGTAA